The Xenopus tropicalis strain Nigerian chromosome 2, UCB_Xtro_10.0, whole genome shotgun sequence genome window below encodes:
- the LOC100495989 gene encoding odorant receptor 131-2, whose amino-acid sequence MDTNVTVTLIWPQTNRGSIAIVILTLVCFCCFLYSIIVILHIILATPHLRDNTRYLLFAHMLVNDTIYLVTGLLLFLGAWYLIYLPVPFCYFTYTVATSTYRVTPYNLAVMSLERYVAISFPLRHAEFCTVRNATVAIVVIWTVALIPNLADFITISSAFGKLRPMVCSQGALSVTPEQNTIRTLTFTISFSLVALIILFTYVKVLLVAKSIGSGKSSAIKASKTVMLHAFQLLLCMTSLLSSITERYPFNYISLLTVSTFLLFTCLPRFLSPLIYGLRDEVIRKHFIRIHSVRK is encoded by the coding sequence ATGGACACCAATGTGACGGTGACCCTGATTTGGCCGCAGACCAACCGAGGCTCCATAGCCATCGTGATCCTCACCCTCGTTTGCTTCTGCTGTTTCCTCTATTCCATCATCGTCATTCTCCACATCATCCTGGCGACCCCCCACCTCAGGGACAACACTCGCTACCTGCTATTTGCCCACATGTTGGTCAATGACACAATTTACCTGGTTACAGGACTCCTTCTGTTCCTGGGCGCCTGGTACCTGATATACCTCCCCGTGCCATTCTGTTACTTTACATACACCGTAGCCACATCCACATACAGGGTGACCCCGTACAACCTGGCGGTCATGTCTCTAGAGCGCTATGTGGCCATTTCCTTTCCCCTCAGACACGCAGAGTTTTGCACTGTAAGGAACGCGACGGTCGCCATTGTGGTGATCTGGACAGTGGCGCTGATCCCCAATCTCGCCGATTTCATCACCATCAGCTCGGCCTTTGGGAAGCTCCGCCCCATGGTGTGCAGTCAGGGGGCTCTGTCAGTGACACCAGAACAGAACACTATCAGAACTCTCACCTTCACCATCAGCTTCTCCCTGGTTGCCCTCATCATCCTATTCACCTACGTCAAGGTTTTACTGGTGGCCAAAAGCATCGGCTCGGGAAAGTCATCCGCCATTAAGGCCAGCAAAACCGTCATGCTCCATGCCTTCCAGCTCCTCCTCTGCATGACCTCCTTGCTCTCCTCCATTACAGAGAGATACccatttaattacatttctcTCTTGACCGTCTCCACCTTCCTTCTGTTCACCTGCCTGCCCAGGTTCCTCAGCCCTTTGATTTATGGCTTAAGAGATGAAGTGATTCGCAAACATTTTATAAGAATTCATTCTGTAAGGAAATAA
- the LOC100496553 gene encoding gastrula zinc finger protein XlCGF48.2 isoform X3: MTVIPGTPAPKYGGVSSYPRHKNMEQLQLPEENPCNPLNRNPATERIMDLILEIIWLLTGEDCVVVKKQDGHSVPSSSANVSEGYCTVQGPHKDPMPRSQPPESNSSRRAHQPLPCEVPARSEDVAIRVTIEEREYREGHKERHKGKARPRKDRPPLSEFPEISERCRLPAYSHNTPEENRLIPPNYQMEPGDGTVPQHWKEEEELPNQTPLEPFPTQTAPDRCPIPSYSQHCASESDGIPLGYKEEDEETPTEMSSDEATSSRNIADTAHSPPYSQDFIQEEENSITQGLQAEQIDVIVLERCKEEEIPAEISTGDPFQEVSQPEELPPVLLYQDYTEQEPMFAPSNCGNNKRWRQKRSKKRSKAARQTALNMIHEETFPRGDFAQETGGKPFTCSDCGKYFSRKSNLFRHQRIHSGFRPFKCSECGKSFSQKEHLLIHKRIHTGEKPYSCSQCLKRFKHKSNLNTHERVHTGAKPYPCLVCGKWFSVKRVLAAHQVVHTGEKPYTCGKCGKPFPYKSSLAVHYKSQHL, from the exons GCACAAGAATATGGAGCAGCTCCAGCTCCCTGAGGAGAACCCGTGTAATCCACTGAACAGGAATCCGGCCACAGAGAGGATCATGGATCTCATTCTGGAGATCATTTGGCTGCTGACGGGAGAG GACTGTGTTGTTGTGAAAAAACAAGATGGCCATTCTGTACCCAGCAGCAGCGCCAATGTATCGGAAGGATACTGCACGGTTCAGGGCCCACATAAAGACCCTATGCCCAGGTCTCAGCCCCCAGAGAGTAACAGTAGCAGGAGGGCCCATCAGCCGCTGCCCTGTGAG GTTCCGGCAAGGAGCGAGGACGTTGCTATTCGTGTCACCATAGaggagagggaatacagggaaggGCACAAGGAGCGGCACAAAGGAAAGGCCAGGCCACGCAAGGACCGTCCCCCACTGA GTGAATTTCCAGAGATTTCAGAAAGATGCCGCCTCCCTGCATATTCCCACAATACACCAGAGGAGAACAGACTGATCCCTCCGAATTACCAG ATGGAGCCAGGAGATGGCACGGTACCCCAGCActggaaggaggaggaggagcttcCTAATCAGACGCCTCTGg AGCCATTTCCAACCCAGACTGCCCCAGACAGATGCCCAATCCCTTCTTATTCTCAGCACTGTGCCAGTGAAAGTGATGGTATCCCACTG GGCTACAAGGAGGAAGATGAGGAAACGCCGACGGAAATGAGCTCAG ATGAAGCCACGAGCAGCAGAAACATTGCAGACACGGCCCACAGCCCTCCTTACTCACAGGATTTCATACAGGAAGAAGAGAACTCCATTACACAGGGTCTTCAG GCGGAACAGATAGATGTGATAGTACTGGAACGGTGTAAGGAGGAGGAGATCCCTGCAGAGATCAGCACAG GTGACCCATTCCAAGAGGTAAGTCAACCTGAAGAACTGCCCCCTGTCCTCCTTTACCAGGACTATACAGAACAGGAGCCCATGTTTGCCCCGAGCAACTGTGGCAACAATAAAAGATGGAGGCAGAAGAGAAGTAAGAAGAGGAGTAAGGCGGCCCGACAGACGGCTTTGAACATGATCCATGAAGAAACATTCCCCCGAGGGGACTTTGCTCAAGAGACAGGGGGGAAACCATTCACATGTTCTGATTGCGGGAAATATTTCTCCAGGAAATCCAATCTCTTTCGACACCAGAGAATTCACTCGGGATTCCGACCCTTCAAGTGTTCCGAGTGCGGCAAGTCTTTCAGCCAGAAGGAACATCTGCTCATCCATAAGAggatccacacgggggagaaaccatactCGTGTTCTCAGTGTCTGAAACGCTTCAAGCACAAAAGCAACCTCAACACGCACGAGAGGGTCCACACCGGGGCCAAACCCTACCCCTGTCTTGTTTGTGGGAAATGGTTCTCTGTCAAGAGGGTACTTGCTGCCCACCAGGTGGTCcatacgggggagaaaccatacaCCTGTGGGAAGTGCGGGAAACCATTCCCCTATAAGTCTTCTCTCGCTGTGCATTACAAAAGTCAACATCTATGA
- the LOC100496553 gene encoding zinc finger protein 205 isoform X1 — protein MTVIPGTPAPKYGGVSSYPRHKNMEQLQLPEENPCNPLNRNPATERIMDLILEIIWLLTGEDCVVVKKQDGHSVPSSSANVSEGYCTVQGPHKDPMPRSQPPESNSSRRAHQPLPCEVPARSEDVAIRVTIEEREYREGHKERHKGKARPRKDRPPLSEFPEISERCRLPAYSHNTPEENRLIPPNYQMEPGDGTVPQHWKEEEELPNQTPLEPFPTQTAPDRCPIPSYSQHCASESDGIPLGYKEEDEETPTEMSSDEATSSRNIADTAHSPPYSQDFIQEEENSITQGLQAEQIDVIVLERCKEEEIPAEISTGNPITWEAQLDARPILPSMPDFGNRNFVTAPPFCGDGRKPMNVPESHPALPVPKDPSGYHYNCRECGRVFSSELEFRSHQILHANKATYGGFGYEAREDLAAHPRVQRDESAETLLYNSTNPEQPPKKKSYMCLVCGKCLSQKSDLIIHQRIHTEEKAFACAHCGKCFRHKSTLVIHQRIHTGEKPFVCCDCGKSFKQSGHHLAHRRIHTGERPFSCTECGKSFKRKSTLHSHQRTHRRK, from the exons GCACAAGAATATGGAGCAGCTCCAGCTCCCTGAGGAGAACCCGTGTAATCCACTGAACAGGAATCCGGCCACAGAGAGGATCATGGATCTCATTCTGGAGATCATTTGGCTGCTGACGGGAGAG GACTGTGTTGTTGTGAAAAAACAAGATGGCCATTCTGTACCCAGCAGCAGCGCCAATGTATCGGAAGGATACTGCACGGTTCAGGGCCCACATAAAGACCCTATGCCCAGGTCTCAGCCCCCAGAGAGTAACAGTAGCAGGAGGGCCCATCAGCCGCTGCCCTGTGAG GTTCCGGCAAGGAGCGAGGACGTTGCTATTCGTGTCACCATAGaggagagggaatacagggaaggGCACAAGGAGCGGCACAAAGGAAAGGCCAGGCCACGCAAGGACCGTCCCCCACTGA GTGAATTTCCAGAGATTTCAGAAAGATGCCGCCTCCCTGCATATTCCCACAATACACCAGAGGAGAACAGACTGATCCCTCCGAATTACCAG ATGGAGCCAGGAGATGGCACGGTACCCCAGCActggaaggaggaggaggagcttcCTAATCAGACGCCTCTGg AGCCATTTCCAACCCAGACTGCCCCAGACAGATGCCCAATCCCTTCTTATTCTCAGCACTGTGCCAGTGAAAGTGATGGTATCCCACTG GGCTACAAGGAGGAAGATGAGGAAACGCCGACGGAAATGAGCTCAG ATGAAGCCACGAGCAGCAGAAACATTGCAGACACGGCCCACAGCCCTCCTTACTCACAGGATTTCATACAGGAAGAAGAGAACTCCATTACACAGGGTCTTCAG GCGGAACAGATAGATGTGATAGTACTGGAACGGTGTAAGGAGGAGGAGATCCCTGCAGAGATCAGCACAG GAAACCCAATCACCTGGGAGGCCCAGTTAGACGCACGTCCCATTTTACCATCAATGCCGGATTTTGGAAACAGGAACTTTGTAACGGCCCCTCCTTTCTGCGGAGATGGAAGAAAACCCATGAACGTTCCGGAAAGCCACCCCGCGTTACCCGTCCCAAAGGACCCGTCGGGGTATCATTATAACTGCAGGGAATGCGGCAGAGTTTTTAGCAGTGAGTTGGAGTTTCGGTCGCACCAAATCCTACACGCCAATAAGGCGACGTACGGTGGCTTTGGGTACGAGGCACGGGAAGATTTAGCCGCTCACCCAAGAGTTCAAAGGGATGAAAGCGCAGAAACATTACTTTATAACTCGACCAATCCCGAGCAGCCGCCGAAGAAGAAAAGCTACATGTGCCTGGTGTGCGGCAAATGCCTGAGCCAAAAGTCCGACCTGATCATACACCAGCGGATTCACACCGAGGAGAAAGCGTTCGCCTGTGCGCACTGCGGCAAGTGTTTCCGGCACAAGTCCACTCTCGTCATCCATCAGAggattcacaccggggagaaaccctttGTGTGCTGTGACTGCGGCAAATCCTTCAAGCAGAGCGGGCACCACTTGGCGCATCGGCGGATCCACACGGGAGAGCGGCCATTTTCGTGCACGGAATGCGGGAAGAGTTTCAAGCGCAAGTCGACTCTGCATTCCCACCAGAGAACGCACAGAAGAAAGTGA
- the LOC100496553 gene encoding zinc finger protein 205 isoform X2, whose protein sequence is MEQLQLPEENPCNPLNRNPATERIMDLILEIIWLLTGEDCVVVKKQDGHSVPSSSANVSEGYCTVQGPHKDPMPRSQPPESNSSRRAHQPLPCEVPARSEDVAIRVTIEEREYREGHKERHKGKARPRKDRPPLSEFPEISERCRLPAYSHNTPEENRLIPPNYQMEPGDGTVPQHWKEEEELPNQTPLEPFPTQTAPDRCPIPSYSQHCASESDGIPLGYKEEDEETPTEMSSDEATSSRNIADTAHSPPYSQDFIQEEENSITQGLQAEQIDVIVLERCKEEEIPAEISTGNPITWEAQLDARPILPSMPDFGNRNFVTAPPFCGDGRKPMNVPESHPALPVPKDPSGYHYNCRECGRVFSSELEFRSHQILHANKATYGGFGYEAREDLAAHPRVQRDESAETLLYNSTNPEQPPKKKSYMCLVCGKCLSQKSDLIIHQRIHTEEKAFACAHCGKCFRHKSTLVIHQRIHTGEKPFVCCDCGKSFKQSGHHLAHRRIHTGERPFSCTECGKSFKRKSTLHSHQRTHRRK, encoded by the exons ATGGAGCAGCTCCAGCTCCCTGAGGAGAACCCGTGTAATCCACTGAACAGGAATCCGGCCACAGAGAGGATCATGGATCTCATTCTGGAGATCATTTGGCTGCTGACGGGAGAG GACTGTGTTGTTGTGAAAAAACAAGATGGCCATTCTGTACCCAGCAGCAGCGCCAATGTATCGGAAGGATACTGCACGGTTCAGGGCCCACATAAAGACCCTATGCCCAGGTCTCAGCCCCCAGAGAGTAACAGTAGCAGGAGGGCCCATCAGCCGCTGCCCTGTGAG GTTCCGGCAAGGAGCGAGGACGTTGCTATTCGTGTCACCATAGaggagagggaatacagggaaggGCACAAGGAGCGGCACAAAGGAAAGGCCAGGCCACGCAAGGACCGTCCCCCACTGA GTGAATTTCCAGAGATTTCAGAAAGATGCCGCCTCCCTGCATATTCCCACAATACACCAGAGGAGAACAGACTGATCCCTCCGAATTACCAG ATGGAGCCAGGAGATGGCACGGTACCCCAGCActggaaggaggaggaggagcttcCTAATCAGACGCCTCTGg AGCCATTTCCAACCCAGACTGCCCCAGACAGATGCCCAATCCCTTCTTATTCTCAGCACTGTGCCAGTGAAAGTGATGGTATCCCACTG GGCTACAAGGAGGAAGATGAGGAAACGCCGACGGAAATGAGCTCAG ATGAAGCCACGAGCAGCAGAAACATTGCAGACACGGCCCACAGCCCTCCTTACTCACAGGATTTCATACAGGAAGAAGAGAACTCCATTACACAGGGTCTTCAG GCGGAACAGATAGATGTGATAGTACTGGAACGGTGTAAGGAGGAGGAGATCCCTGCAGAGATCAGCACAG GAAACCCAATCACCTGGGAGGCCCAGTTAGACGCACGTCCCATTTTACCATCAATGCCGGATTTTGGAAACAGGAACTTTGTAACGGCCCCTCCTTTCTGCGGAGATGGAAGAAAACCCATGAACGTTCCGGAAAGCCACCCCGCGTTACCCGTCCCAAAGGACCCGTCGGGGTATCATTATAACTGCAGGGAATGCGGCAGAGTTTTTAGCAGTGAGTTGGAGTTTCGGTCGCACCAAATCCTACACGCCAATAAGGCGACGTACGGTGGCTTTGGGTACGAGGCACGGGAAGATTTAGCCGCTCACCCAAGAGTTCAAAGGGATGAAAGCGCAGAAACATTACTTTATAACTCGACCAATCCCGAGCAGCCGCCGAAGAAGAAAAGCTACATGTGCCTGGTGTGCGGCAAATGCCTGAGCCAAAAGTCCGACCTGATCATACACCAGCGGATTCACACCGAGGAGAAAGCGTTCGCCTGTGCGCACTGCGGCAAGTGTTTCCGGCACAAGTCCACTCTCGTCATCCATCAGAggattcacaccggggagaaaccctttGTGTGCTGTGACTGCGGCAAATCCTTCAAGCAGAGCGGGCACCACTTGGCGCATCGGCGGATCCACACGGGAGAGCGGCCATTTTCGTGCACGGAATGCGGGAAGAGTTTCAAGCGCAAGTCGACTCTGCATTCCCACCAGAGAACGCACAGAAGAAAGTGA